The Solanum pennellii chromosome 11, SPENNV200 genome contains a region encoding:
- the LOC107002964 gene encoding serine carboxypeptidase-like 51 — protein MELKKSLFLFSFLFLIPFFHGGITTAIAATNQDFSESWGYVEVRPKAHMFWWYYRSSYRVEDPNKPWPIILWLQGGPGASGVGIGNFEEIGPLDTNLKPRNSTWLRKADLLFVDNPVGTGYSFVEDKKLFVKTDVEAATDLTTLLIDIFNRNQSLQQSPLYIVAESYGGKYAVTLALSALKAIQSGKLKLKLGGVALGDTWISPEDYVLSWGPLLKDVSRIDRNGLQKSNSLAKKIKQQIDAGQFGAATESWGTLESIISKSSNSVDFYNFMLDSGMDPVALTSSELSQSIGMKRYSKYLQLSRITPDSDGDLDDLMNGVIRKKLKIIPKNVSWGGQAGSVFDALNDDFMKPRINEVDELLAKGVNVTVYNGQLDLICATKGTEAWVEKLKWEGLKTFLNMERNPIYCGGDKSTKAFTKSYKNLHFYWILGAGHFVPVDQPCVALDMIASITQSPAVSKK, from the exons atggaattgaaaaaatccctttttttattttcttttttgttcttaatTCCATTTTTTCATGGAGGAATAACAACAGCCATTGCTGCAACAAATCAAGATTTTTCTGAATCATGGGGTTATGTTGAAGTTAGACCAA aAGCCCACATGTTCTGGTGGTACTACAGAAGTTCATACAGAGTTGAAGATCCAAATAAGCCATGGCCAATAATTCTTTGGTTACAGGGTGGACCT GGAGCATCAGGAGTTGGAATTGGGAATTTTGAAGAAATTGGGCCATTGGACACTAATCTTAAACCTAGGAATTCAACTTGGTTGAGAAAAGCTGATCTTCTTTTTGTA gatAATCCAGTTGGAACAGGATATAGTTTTGTGGAGGAcaaaaagttatttgtgaaaACAGATGTGGAGGCAGCAACAGATTTGACCACAttattaattgatatatttaatagaaatcAAAGTCTTCAACAAAGTCCTTTATATATAGTAGCAGAATCTTATGGAGGAAAATATGCTGTTACTCTTGCACTTTCAGCCTTGAAAGCTATTCAATCTGGAAAATTAAAGCTCAAACTTGGAG gagTGGCATTGGGTGATACTTGGATTTCACCTGAAGATTATGTG TTATCATGGGGCCCACTTTTGAAAGATGTATCAAGAATTGATAGGAATGGCCTACAAAAATCAAACAg tttagctaaaaaaataaaacagcaAATTGATGCTGGCCAATTTGGAGCTGCAACAGAGTCATGGGGCACACTGGAATCCATCATAAGTAAAAGCAGTAACTCAGTg GATTTCTACAATTTCATGTTGGATTCTGGAATGGATCCTGTAGCTTTAACATCTTCTGAATTATCACAATCAATTGGAATGAAGagatattcaaaatatttacaatTATCTAGAATTACTCCTGATAGTGATGGTGATCTTGATGATTTAATGAATGGtgttataagaaaaaaattgaaaattattccAAAAAATGTTAg tTGGGGAGGACAGGCTGGTTCGGTTTTTGATGCtctaaatgatgattttatgaaACCAAGAATCAATGAG GTTGATGAATTATTGGCCAAAGGGGTGAATGTGACTGTGTATAATGGACAA CTTGATCTCATTTGTGCCACTAAAGGAACAGAAGCATGGGTGGAAAAGCTAAA GTGGGAAGGTTTAAAAACTTTCTTGAACATGGAAAGAAATCCAATTTATTGTGGAGGTGACAAAAGTACTAAAGCTTTCACCAAATCATACAAGAACCTTCACTTCTACTGGATTCTTGGAGCTGGCCATTTT
- the LOC107004031 gene encoding uncharacterized protein LOC107004031 produces the protein MGLADTIQENNQASNQNRAKAMIFLRHHLDEGLKMEYLTVKDPLVLWNNLKDRYDHLKLVVLPQARYDWIHLRLQDFKSISEYNSSMFKIISQLKLCGENITDHDMLEKTFSTFPASSMLLQQQYREMGFKKYSELISHLLVAEQHNDLLMKNHESRPTGSMPFPEVNTANFHQSKREKGRGPSRGRGRGRGRNLNHGDRLALNNNIQHQQCKKKNEKHDVVQKKNSDNKCYRCGGKGHWSRTCRTPRHLVELYQASLKEVKNNAEANFITEDTVEPMHLDVADFFENPEGKIDHLIGDGSVII, from the coding sequence ATGGGTCTAGCAGACACcatccaagaaaataatcaagcatCGAATCAAAACCGTGCTAAGGCGATGATATTTCTCCGTCATCACCTTGATGAGGGtttgaaaatggaatatctcaCTGTTAAGGATCCTCTGGTGTTGtggaacaatttaaaagatagataTGACCACCTGAAGTTGGTTGTCCTTCCACAGGCACGTTATGATTGGATCCACttgagacttcaagattttaaatctatcaGTGAGTATAACTCttctatgtttaaaattatctcacaattaaaattatgtggagaaaataTCACTGACCATGATATGCTGGAAAAAACGTTTTCCACTTTCCCTGCCTCGAGTATGCTTCTGCAGCAGCAATACCGAGAAATGGGATTTAAAAAGTATTCCGAATTAATCTCACATCTCCTTGTTGCTGAACAACATAATGATTTACTGATGAAAAACCATGAAAGTCGACCTACTGGTTCTATGCCATTTCCTGAAGTAAATACGGCAAATTTTCACCAATCTAAGCGTGAAAAAGGTCGTGGCCCCAGTCGTGGCCGTGGTCGTGGTCGAGGAAGAAATCTCAATCATGGTGATCGTCTTGCACTAAATAATAACATTCAACACCAGCAGtgtaaaaagaagaatgaaaaacatgacgtagtgcagaagaaaaattcagaCAACAAATGTTATCGATGTGGAGGAAAAGGACATTGGTCACGTACCTGTCGTACGCCAAGGCACCTGGTTGAGTTATATCAAGCTTCCCTGAAGGAGGTGAAAAATAACGCAGAAGCCAACTTTATCACGGAAGATACTGTTGAACCCATGCATCTAGATGTAGCGGATTTCTTTGAGAACCCCGAAGGAAAGATAGATCACCTGATAGGTGATGGGTCtgtgataatataa